The following coding sequences lie in one Halogeometricum rufum genomic window:
- the pheT gene encoding phenylalanine--tRNA ligase subunit beta: MPVVDVHPDELRDLTGHDEKSDEEFKEDLFALGLEFEGETEEGAFQLEFGPDRLDRLSVEGVARSLRYQYGDSRGVYVPKTNDPDFTFVVDEDVPDQRPYVTGAIIRGVDLDEDALDSLIQLQEKLHATMGRKRAKGAIGIHDLTMLKGEVLTEESGGNSITYTGVDPDGDTFVPLDADAEMTPAEVLERHQTGQTYADLVSEYDRYPAIYDELGLFSFPPVINGRRTEVSTESRELLVELTGTDQWTIDRMCNIVCYALDARGATIEEVEVEYESGSLVRPDFEVDTKHVSHDRIETMLGVDLEPREVVDLFERSGLDANADDGADADAESDDVVYEVSIPPYRVDVLHPLDLIDDVGRAYGFNELEPRYPNVGTVGGRHERSRLEDAARNSLVGLGFEDMLNFHMTSEAEVYDRMRVEPGRSVLGGGDAAEITGPYSEDYTILRTWALPSLLMVLENNTHRAYPQDLAEIGLVAERDDSVNTRVAERRHVAGVLARHDATFEDAKARLQTLCRDFGVELETPATDHPSFIDGRVASVVVDGADVGVVGEIHPAVLVEHDLELPVAAFEFDLDALR, translated from the coding sequence ATGCCCGTCGTCGACGTTCACCCCGACGAACTGCGCGACCTGACCGGGCACGACGAGAAGTCCGACGAGGAGTTCAAGGAGGACCTGTTCGCCCTCGGACTGGAGTTCGAAGGCGAGACCGAGGAGGGGGCGTTCCAACTGGAGTTCGGCCCCGACCGACTCGACAGGCTCTCCGTGGAGGGCGTCGCGCGGTCGCTCCGCTACCAGTACGGCGACTCCCGCGGCGTCTACGTCCCGAAGACGAACGACCCCGACTTCACGTTCGTCGTGGACGAGGACGTGCCGGACCAACGGCCGTACGTCACCGGCGCGATAATCCGCGGGGTCGACCTGGACGAGGACGCCCTCGACTCGCTCATCCAACTGCAGGAGAAACTGCACGCGACGATGGGCCGCAAGCGCGCGAAGGGCGCAATCGGCATCCACGACCTGACGATGCTGAAGGGCGAGGTGCTCACCGAGGAGTCGGGCGGCAACTCCATCACCTACACCGGCGTCGACCCCGACGGCGACACGTTCGTCCCCCTCGACGCCGACGCGGAGATGACGCCCGCCGAGGTCCTCGAACGCCACCAGACGGGTCAGACGTACGCCGACCTCGTCTCGGAGTACGACCGCTACCCGGCGATATACGACGAACTCGGCCTGTTCTCGTTCCCGCCGGTCATCAACGGCCGCCGGACCGAGGTGTCCACCGAGTCCCGCGAACTGCTCGTCGAACTCACGGGGACCGACCAGTGGACCATCGACCGGATGTGCAACATCGTCTGCTACGCCCTCGACGCGCGCGGCGCGACCATCGAGGAGGTCGAAGTCGAGTACGAGTCGGGCTCTCTCGTCCGGCCGGACTTCGAGGTGGACACGAAGCACGTCTCGCACGACCGCATCGAGACGATGCTCGGCGTCGACCTCGAACCGCGCGAGGTGGTGGACCTGTTCGAACGGTCCGGCCTCGACGCGAACGCGGACGACGGTGCCGACGCGGACGCCGAAAGCGACGACGTGGTCTACGAGGTGTCGATTCCGCCGTACCGCGTGGACGTGCTCCACCCGTTGGACCTCATCGACGACGTGGGACGCGCGTACGGCTTCAACGAACTCGAACCGCGCTATCCGAACGTGGGGACGGTCGGCGGCCGCCACGAACGCTCCCGACTGGAGGACGCGGCCCGCAACTCCCTCGTGGGACTCGGCTTCGAGGACATGCTGAACTTCCACATGACCAGCGAGGCGGAGGTGTACGACCGGATGCGCGTCGAACCCGGACGTTCGGTTCTCGGCGGCGGCGACGCCGCGGAGATAACCGGCCCGTACAGCGAGGACTACACCATCCTCCGCACGTGGGCGCTCCCCTCCCTGCTGATGGTCCTGGAGAACAACACCCACCGCGCGTACCCGCAGGACCTCGCCGAAATCGGATTGGTCGCCGAACGCGACGACTCGGTGAACACGCGCGTCGCCGAACGGCGGCACGTCGCCGGCGTCCTCGCCCGTCACGACGCCACCTTCGAGGACGCGAAGGCCCGTCTCCAGACGCTCTGCCGCGACTTCGGCGTCGAACTGGAGACGCCCGCCACCGACCACCCGTCGTTCATCGACGGCCGCGTCGCCAGCGTCGTCGTCGACGGCGCGGACGTGGGCGTCGTCGGCGAGATTCACCCTGCGGTGCTGGTCGAACACGACCTGGAACTGCCCGTCGCGGCGTTCGAGTTCGACCTCGACGCACTGCGGTAG
- the pheS gene encoding phenylalanine--tRNA ligase subunit alpha — MKLPESQVAVLNAASATDATTVGELADETGLKPETVTQAAFELRDEGYVAVEEAEAVTHELTEEGREYVESDLPEVRLYRAAVEAGATDDPVPMGQVIGAAGLGGPEVDIALANFGRKGYGDIDGGELAADGDADAESDAESVALAALADGETVDDEDTLDQLVSRNLVERHEETVRSVTLTDAGVTLLMEGVEAAETVDRLTPEMLTSGEWQDVEFTEYNVEADAPDARGGKTHILRQTADRVKDVLVGMGFQEMEGPHADADFWINDCLFMPQDHPARTHWDRFALDVPPIEEVPEDLVDRVEDAHRNGVGPDGDGYHSPWSEDFARAIALRGHTTSLSMRYLSGHEVGELEPPQRYFSVEKVYRNDTLDPTHLLEFYQIEGWVMADDLSVRDLMGTFEEFYAQFGITDIQFKPHYNPYTEPSFELFGRHPETGELIEIGNSGMFRDEVLEPLGVDCDVMAWGLALERLLMLMYGFDDIRDVHGTMSDLELLRETEVLR; from the coding sequence ATGAAACTACCCGAATCACAGGTCGCGGTGTTGAACGCCGCGAGTGCGACGGACGCAACGACCGTCGGCGAACTCGCCGACGAGACGGGACTGAAACCCGAGACGGTGACGCAGGCCGCCTTCGAACTGCGCGACGAGGGCTACGTCGCCGTCGAGGAGGCGGAGGCGGTGACGCACGAACTCACCGAGGAGGGCCGCGAGTACGTCGAGTCCGATCTCCCCGAGGTGCGACTCTACCGCGCCGCCGTCGAGGCGGGCGCGACGGACGACCCGGTTCCGATGGGGCAGGTCATCGGCGCCGCCGGACTGGGCGGCCCCGAGGTGGATATCGCCCTCGCGAACTTCGGCCGGAAGGGCTACGGCGACATCGACGGCGGCGAACTCGCCGCCGACGGCGACGCGGACGCCGAGAGCGACGCCGAGTCCGTCGCCCTGGCCGCCCTCGCGGACGGCGAGACGGTCGACGACGAGGACACACTCGACCAACTCGTCTCGCGCAACCTCGTCGAACGCCACGAGGAGACGGTCCGCTCGGTCACCCTCACCGATGCGGGCGTCACCCTCCTCATGGAGGGCGTCGAGGCGGCGGAGACGGTGGACCGCCTCACCCCCGAGATGCTCACCTCCGGCGAGTGGCAGGACGTCGAGTTCACCGAGTACAACGTCGAGGCCGACGCGCCCGACGCGCGCGGCGGCAAGACGCACATCCTCCGACAGACCGCGGACCGAGTGAAGGACGTGCTCGTCGGCATGGGCTTTCAGGAGATGGAGGGACCGCACGCCGACGCGGACTTCTGGATCAACGACTGCCTGTTCATGCCGCAGGACCACCCGGCGCGGACCCACTGGGACCGGTTCGCCCTCGACGTGCCGCCCATCGAGGAGGTGCCCGAGGACCTGGTCGACCGGGTCGAGGACGCCCACCGGAACGGCGTCGGCCCGGACGGCGACGGCTACCACTCGCCGTGGTCCGAGGACTTCGCCCGCGCCATCGCCCTCCGGGGACACACCACCTCGCTGTCGATGCGCTACCTCTCGGGGCACGAAGTCGGCGAGTTGGAACCGCCGCAGCGGTACTTCTCCGTCGAGAAGGTGTACCGCAACGACACGCTGGACCCGACCCACCTGCTGGAGTTCTACCAGATAGAGGGCTGGGTGATGGCCGACGACCTCTCGGTGCGCGACCTGATGGGCACCTTCGAGGAGTTCTACGCGCAGTTCGGCATCACGGACATCCAGTTCAAGCCGCACTACAACCCCTACACGGAGCCGTCGTTCGAACTGTTCGGACGGCACCCCGAGACGGGCGAACTGATAGAGATAGGGAACTCGGGTATGTTCCGCGACGAGGTGCTCGAACCGCTGGGCGTCGACTGCGACGTGATGGCGTGGGGCCTCGCGCTGGAACGCCTGCTGATGCTCATGTACGGCTTCGACGACATACGCGACGTGCACGGGACGATGTCCGACCTCGAACTGCTCCGCGAGACGGAGGTGCTCCGATAA
- a CDS encoding trans-sulfuration enzyme family protein, with product MNDSDERFETLAVTYGERGQRPAPGVEDVAVPIHLSSTYAVPEIDPDASLETLDPDAGEYLYSRLSNPTRNALEHRLAALCGADDALAFASGTAAIVTAISAAVEPGDHVVAFEDLYGGTRSMLTRYFEDRLGVETTFVDARDTAEVEAAMREETSLVWMETPTNPLLRLCDVEAVAAVAEEYGATLGVDNTFVGPQFQRPLELGADVVVHSTTKYLNGHSDSIGGALATNDEAYFEEVQFLQRVGMGNMLAPFDAYLTLRGLKTLPLRMEKHASNAQAVAEFLADHSAVEAVHYPGLASHPQHELASRQMSGYGGVLSVELGTDLDGVARFVAALDHFPLAVSLGGVESLVEHPASMTHSPLSQTERDSLGISDSLLRISVGVEHEADLLADLSNALDAV from the coding sequence ATGAACGATTCTGACGAGCGATTCGAGACGCTGGCCGTGACCTACGGCGAACGAGGGCAACGACCCGCCCCGGGCGTCGAAGACGTGGCCGTCCCCATCCACCTCTCCTCGACGTACGCGGTGCCGGAGATAGACCCCGATGCGTCGCTGGAGACGCTCGACCCGGACGCGGGCGAGTATCTCTACTCGCGGCTTTCGAACCCGACGCGGAACGCGCTGGAACACCGTCTCGCGGCGCTGTGCGGCGCCGACGACGCGCTGGCGTTCGCCTCCGGGACGGCCGCCATCGTGACGGCCATCTCGGCGGCCGTCGAACCCGGCGACCACGTCGTCGCGTTCGAGGACCTCTACGGCGGTACGAGGTCGATGCTCACGCGCTACTTCGAGGATCGACTCGGCGTCGAGACCACGTTCGTGGACGCGCGTGATACGGCGGAAGTCGAGGCGGCGATGCGCGAGGAGACGTCGCTGGTGTGGATGGAGACGCCGACGAACCCGCTGCTGCGACTCTGCGACGTGGAGGCCGTCGCCGCCGTCGCCGAGGAGTACGGGGCGACGCTCGGCGTCGACAACACGTTCGTCGGGCCGCAGTTCCAGCGACCGCTCGAACTCGGCGCGGACGTGGTCGTCCACTCGACGACGAAGTACCTCAACGGGCACTCGGACTCCATCGGCGGCGCACTCGCGACGAACGACGAGGCGTACTTCGAGGAGGTGCAGTTCCTCCAACGCGTCGGGATGGGCAACATGCTCGCGCCGTTCGACGCCTACCTCACCCTCCGCGGCCTGAAGACGCTCCCGCTCCGGATGGAGAAGCACGCCTCGAACGCGCAGGCCGTCGCCGAGTTCCTCGCCGACCACTCGGCCGTCGAAGCCGTCCACTACCCCGGGCTGGCGTCGCACCCGCAACACGAACTCGCCTCCCGGCAGATGTCGGGCTACGGCGGGGTCCTCTCCGTCGAGTTGGGGACGGACCTCGACGGGGTCGCGCGGTTCGTCGCCGCTCTCGACCACTTCCCGCTGGCGGTCAGTCTGGGCGGGGTCGAGTCGCTCGTCGAGCACCCGGCGTCGATGACGCACTCGCCGCTCTCGCAGACCGAACGCGACTCGCTCGGCATCTCCGACAGCCTCCTCCGCATCTCCGTCGGCGTCGAACACGAGGCGGACCTGCTCGCGGACCTCTCGAACGCGCTCGACGCCGTCTGA